In Mytilus galloprovincialis chromosome 1, xbMytGall1.hap1.1, whole genome shotgun sequence, the following are encoded in one genomic region:
- the LOC143048118 gene encoding uncharacterized protein LOC143048118 isoform X2: MEEYNMYLPILNKLTIDVFPEILRDRLESLMNHTQLPDWYASIRGRTFFSKIEEIYIFESPQKGYEQFDLSLSIKILKYLFGETTINSHLDTLCRIRNKLSHLPNTNITRDEFDSYFKQFCDVADSIENHLRRPGCLRKRFCDIRDKGFVVFAGQASIDDIQRQLNELQRNGEGITNSEIKQITMTTELDIQELEIKNKKEYVKLNELKKMLTRVGKTLEPPEDTNSYHIWKHKLDLPAVQTALPRNQIIQQALNGDKSTFKNQIICQTTDTTESNTDTVKEQSQCRLQKQPSDSAADQPNEIISIPHANDICREKRILHQHQRLKPRYLRPELTQETVSTVINVTQESILSGSMNPPLPHRYAHSLITELQSKNDYKNINEKRPHIATKNGDAKKNVSWEMCSTRNRPGKKHKDDAATKKDRKVCSAYPSKGKPSKLESTVEVDQSQSVIPLKMKRCSKCKREVDDALNVTDNRLVLRSLSIEIKQIVNETKHQLFFSNPRHGLDLRDWVEKQLSKSKNERLETFHTDSKENIKKKKTERKQCTCYQALGVELREDASVDEDANPYSPNKRVSTADVAILHSDQKEDGALAERYLNHLKATVIGLTGETQEAIFLPGRNVFDIEPLLKYKNIFVLITRFYERANLLRHIVRTLRHLLLRFDMKMCKLIPVFMENIGHSPLEFIPIHPLKFYKTLEESEQNKLEINPYYCNALKAIFRKELNFG; encoded by the exons ATGGAAGAGTATAACATGTATCTACCCATTCTTAATAAACTAACGATAGATGTATTCCCAGAGATACTGCGAGATCGTCTGGAATCCTTAATGAATCACACACAACTTCCTGATTGGTACGCATCTATTAGAGGGAGAACATTTTTCAGCAAGATTGAAGAAATTTATATATTCGAAAGTCCACAGAAAGGTTATGAACAATTCGATTTAAGTCTTTCgataaagattttgaaatatttgtttggaGAAACAACCATTAATTCACATTTAGACACTCTATGTCGAATCAGAAACAAATTATCTCATTTACCAAATACGAATATCACTAGGGATGAGTTTGACtcttattttaaacaattctgtGATGTAGCCGATAGTATTGAGAATCATCTAAGAAGACCAGGATGTTTACGTAAAAGGTTTTGTGACATACGCGACAAAGGTTTTGTCGTGTTTGCAG GTCAAGCAAGCATTGATGACATACAGAGACAACTGAATGAACTACAAAGGAAC GGAGAAGGAATcacaaattcagaaattaaacaGATAACCATGACTACTGAATTAGATATACaagaattagaaataaaaaataaaaaagagtaTGTCAAACTGAACGAGCTGAAGAAAATGCTGACCCGT gtCGGTAAAACGCTAGAGCCTCCAGAGGACACCAATTCTTATCATATTTGGAAACATAAATTAG ATCTACCTGCTGTTCAAACTGCATTGCCAAGGAACCAAATAATACAACAGGCACTGAATGGAGAcaaatcaacatttaaaaatcaG ATTATATGCCAAACGACAGACACAACAGAGTCTAACACAGACACAGTAAAAGAACAATCACAATGCAG GTTACAAAAACAGCCATCTGACTCTGCTGCTGATCAACCTAACGAGATTATATCGATTCCGCATGCGAATGATATCTGTAGAGAAAAAAGAATTTTACATCAACATCAACGTCTGAAACCTCGTTACCTTAGACCAGAACTTACGCAGGAAACAGTATCAACAGTTATAAACGTCACTCAGGAGTCCATCTTATCCGGGTCAATGAATCCTCCCTTACCTCATCGATATGCACATTCATTAATCACAGAACTACAATCAAAAAacgattacaaaaatataaacgaaaaaaGACCACACATTGCTACCAAAAATGGAGATGCAAAGAAAAATGTGTCTTGGGAAATGTGTTCAACTAGAAATAGGCCTGGAAAGAAACATAAGGACGATGCTGCAACTAAGAAAGATCGAAAAGTATGCAGTGCATATCCTTCAAAAGGAAAGCCGTCTAAATTAGAATCGACTGTTGAAGTTGATCAAAGTCAGTCTGTAATACCTCTTAAGATGAAAAGATGTTCAAAATGTAAAAGGGAAGTCGATGATGCCTTGAATGTTACTGATAACAGACTTGTTCTTCGAAGTTTGTCAATCGAAATTAAAcagattgtcaatgaaacaaaacACCAGTTGTTTTTTTCTAATCCAAGACATGGACTTGATTTGAGGGACTGGGTAGAGAAACAACTGtcaaaatcaaaaaatgaaagattggaAACATTTCACACAGATTCAAAGGAAAACAT aaagaaaaagaaaacagaaagaaAACAATGCACTTGTTACCAAGCATTAGGTGTTGAACTTAGAGAAGACGCCTCAGTCGACGAAGATGCGAATCCTTATAGTCCAA ATAAAAGAGTGAGTACTGCGGACGTGGCGATCCTTCATTCAGATCAAAAGGAAGATGGAGCACTGGCAGAAAGATATCTAAATCATTTGAAGGCAACAGTGATTGGACTTACAGGCGAAACACAGGAAGCGATATTTCTTCCGGGAAGAAATGTATTTGACATCGAACcgctattaaaatataaaaacatttttgtgcTAATCACTAGATTTTATGAACGTGCAAACCTATTAAGACACATAGTGCGAACGTTACGTCATTTGTTACTTCGTTTCGATATGAAAATGTGCAAACTAATACCTGTCTTTATGGAAAATATAGGACATTCACCCTTGGAGTTCATTCCAATTCATCCACTGAAGTTTTACAAAACATTAGAAGAAAGTGAACAAAATAAACTTGAAATCAATCCATATTATTGCAATGCTTTGAAAGCTATATTTAGGAAAGAACTGAATTTTGGCTAA
- the LOC143048118 gene encoding uncharacterized protein LOC143048118 isoform X1, producing the protein MEEYNMYLPILNKLTIDVFPEILRDRLESLMNHTQLPDWYASIRGRTFFSKIEEIYIFESPQKGYEQFDLSLSIKILKYLFGETTINSHLDTLCRIRNKLSHLPNTNITRDEFDSYFKQFCDVADSIENHLRRPGCLRKRFCDIRDKGFVVFAGQASIDDIQRQLNELQRNGEGITNSEIKQITMTTELDIQELEIKNKKEYVKLNELKKMLTRVGKTLEPPEDTNSYHIWKHKLDLPAVQTALPRNQIIQQALNGDKSTFKNQIICQTTDTTESNTDTVKEQSQCRLQKQPSDSAADQPNEIISIPHANDICREKRILHQHQRLKPRYLRPELTQETVSTVINVTQESILSGSMNPPLPHRYAHSLITELQSKNDYKNINEKRPHIATKNGDAKKNVSWEMCSTRNRPGKKHKDDAATKKDRKVCSAYPSKGKPSKLESTVEVDQSQSVIPLKMKRCSKCKREVDDALNVTDNRLVLRSLSIEIKQIVNETKHQLFFSNPRHGLDLRDWVEKQLSKSKNERLETFHTDSKENIRKKKKTERKQCTCYQALGVELREDASVDEDANPYSPNKRVSTADVAILHSDQKEDGALAERYLNHLKATVIGLTGETQEAIFLPGRNVFDIEPLLKYKNIFVLITRFYERANLLRHIVRTLRHLLLRFDMKMCKLIPVFMENIGHSPLEFIPIHPLKFYKTLEESEQNKLEINPYYCNALKAIFRKELNFG; encoded by the exons ATGGAAGAGTATAACATGTATCTACCCATTCTTAATAAACTAACGATAGATGTATTCCCAGAGATACTGCGAGATCGTCTGGAATCCTTAATGAATCACACACAACTTCCTGATTGGTACGCATCTATTAGAGGGAGAACATTTTTCAGCAAGATTGAAGAAATTTATATATTCGAAAGTCCACAGAAAGGTTATGAACAATTCGATTTAAGTCTTTCgataaagattttgaaatatttgtttggaGAAACAACCATTAATTCACATTTAGACACTCTATGTCGAATCAGAAACAAATTATCTCATTTACCAAATACGAATATCACTAGGGATGAGTTTGACtcttattttaaacaattctgtGATGTAGCCGATAGTATTGAGAATCATCTAAGAAGACCAGGATGTTTACGTAAAAGGTTTTGTGACATACGCGACAAAGGTTTTGTCGTGTTTGCAG GTCAAGCAAGCATTGATGACATACAGAGACAACTGAATGAACTACAAAGGAAC GGAGAAGGAATcacaaattcagaaattaaacaGATAACCATGACTACTGAATTAGATATACaagaattagaaataaaaaataaaaaagagtaTGTCAAACTGAACGAGCTGAAGAAAATGCTGACCCGT gtCGGTAAAACGCTAGAGCCTCCAGAGGACACCAATTCTTATCATATTTGGAAACATAAATTAG ATCTACCTGCTGTTCAAACTGCATTGCCAAGGAACCAAATAATACAACAGGCACTGAATGGAGAcaaatcaacatttaaaaatcaG ATTATATGCCAAACGACAGACACAACAGAGTCTAACACAGACACAGTAAAAGAACAATCACAATGCAG GTTACAAAAACAGCCATCTGACTCTGCTGCTGATCAACCTAACGAGATTATATCGATTCCGCATGCGAATGATATCTGTAGAGAAAAAAGAATTTTACATCAACATCAACGTCTGAAACCTCGTTACCTTAGACCAGAACTTACGCAGGAAACAGTATCAACAGTTATAAACGTCACTCAGGAGTCCATCTTATCCGGGTCAATGAATCCTCCCTTACCTCATCGATATGCACATTCATTAATCACAGAACTACAATCAAAAAacgattacaaaaatataaacgaaaaaaGACCACACATTGCTACCAAAAATGGAGATGCAAAGAAAAATGTGTCTTGGGAAATGTGTTCAACTAGAAATAGGCCTGGAAAGAAACATAAGGACGATGCTGCAACTAAGAAAGATCGAAAAGTATGCAGTGCATATCCTTCAAAAGGAAAGCCGTCTAAATTAGAATCGACTGTTGAAGTTGATCAAAGTCAGTCTGTAATACCTCTTAAGATGAAAAGATGTTCAAAATGTAAAAGGGAAGTCGATGATGCCTTGAATGTTACTGATAACAGACTTGTTCTTCGAAGTTTGTCAATCGAAATTAAAcagattgtcaatgaaacaaaacACCAGTTGTTTTTTTCTAATCCAAGACATGGACTTGATTTGAGGGACTGGGTAGAGAAACAACTGtcaaaatcaaaaaatgaaagattggaAACATTTCACACAGATTCAAAGGAAAACAT tagaaagaaaaagaaaacagaaagaaAACAATGCACTTGTTACCAAGCATTAGGTGTTGAACTTAGAGAAGACGCCTCAGTCGACGAAGATGCGAATCCTTATAGTCCAA ATAAAAGAGTGAGTACTGCGGACGTGGCGATCCTTCATTCAGATCAAAAGGAAGATGGAGCACTGGCAGAAAGATATCTAAATCATTTGAAGGCAACAGTGATTGGACTTACAGGCGAAACACAGGAAGCGATATTTCTTCCGGGAAGAAATGTATTTGACATCGAACcgctattaaaatataaaaacatttttgtgcTAATCACTAGATTTTATGAACGTGCAAACCTATTAAGACACATAGTGCGAACGTTACGTCATTTGTTACTTCGTTTCGATATGAAAATGTGCAAACTAATACCTGTCTTTATGGAAAATATAGGACATTCACCCTTGGAGTTCATTCCAATTCATCCACTGAAGTTTTACAAAACATTAGAAGAAAGTGAACAAAATAAACTTGAAATCAATCCATATTATTGCAATGCTTTGAAAGCTATATTTAGGAAAGAACTGAATTTTGGCTAA
- the LOC143064292 gene encoding uncharacterized protein LOC143064292 — protein MESIIQQDRVMSLPWLLLALYMVDLGYSGQYDNYMVQEHNKFRSIEAKKGAANIEKMVWSNTIANVALNWAKTCTVGHNGKTGYGENLYFHTIRDKGQERDLIERGIKAWYDEYTLWNWSTGFTTPTGHYTQLVWAKSIEVGCGIYTCPPNGQFREKFLYLSCFYNPPGNFNDNGKFRTGDPYIRGRACSKCAAGEQCDDGLCSGSNNGGNVWDNNSNGGETGTDNNVNWWDSNSNGGGTSSNNDNNWWNNNGGNTGGNSWDNNDSENSWDNNGNSGNSWDNSNTENWWDGGQAWDNNGNSGNNNWNSWNSWENNWNGGNSWDSNGNSGDTWDNNWNNDNSWNNNWDNGNSWDSNGNSGNTWDNNWNNDNSWDNNWNNDNSWDNNWDNGNLWDSNGNSGNTWDNNWNNDNSWDNNWNNDNSWDNNWDNGNSWDSNGNSGNTWDNNWNNDNSWDNNWDNGNSWDSNGNSGNTWDNNWNNDNSWDNNQNNDNSWDNDWNDGNSWDSSWNGGNDNWWKRGKVVRLKQDGRKDQSDKQFDRDGNNKRQINIAKLHHKSLHSADKDALQLHQLRQNDATKSDFRVKKITQRNYTRLHPPIRQLFNRKLIDRQLKPKMKKAQRLSTLKRFVSLVKSLKKGQLKTKQKDDERKQ, from the exons ATGGAAAGTATTATTCAACAAG ACCGTGTCATGAGTCTGCCATGGTTGCTATTGGCGTTGTATATGGTAGACCTTGGATATAGTGGTCAGTACGATAATTATATGGTACAAGAACATAACAAATTTAGAAGTATTGAAGCAAAGAAAGGAGCTGCTAATATTGAGAAAATG GTTTGGAGTAATACGATTGCCAATGTTGCACTGAACTGGGCCAAGACCTGTACTGTAGGACATAATGGAAAAACAGGGTACGGcgaaaatttgtattttcataCAATTCGAGATAAAGGACAAGAAAGGGATTTGATAGAAAGGGGAATAAAGGCTTGGTACGATGAGTATACGCTGTGGAATTGGTCCACAGGATTTACGACGCCAACAGGGCATTATACACAG CTTGTGTGGGCAAAGAGCATCGAAGTTGGATGTGGTATATATACTTGTCCACCAAATGGTCAGTTCCGAGAAAAGTTTCTGTACCTTTCCTGTTTTTACAATCCACC TGGTAACTTCAATGATAATGGTAAATTTCGTACTGGAGATCCGTACATCAGAGGACGTGCTTGTTCTAAATGTGCAGCAGGAGAACAATGTGACGATGGTTTATGTTCAG GATCTAATAACGGCGGAAATGTATGGGATAATAACAGCAATGGCGGAGAAACTGGAACGGATAACAATGTAAATTGGTGGGATAGTAACAGCAATGGTGGTGGTACTAGTAGCAACAATGATAATAATTGGTGGAATAATAATGGCGGGAACACAGGTGGAAATTCCTGGGACAATAACGATAGTGAAAATTCGTGGGACAATAATGGAAACAGTGGAAATTCGTGGGATAACTCTAACACTGAAAATTGGTGGGATGGTGGACAAGCATGGGACAACAATGGCAACAGTGGTAACAATAATTGGAATAGTTGGAATTCTTGGGAAAATAATTGGAATGGTGGAAACTCGTGGGACAGTAATGGAAATAGCGGAGATACATGGGACAATAACTGGAATAATGATAACTCATGGAACAATAATTGGGATAATGGAAACTCATGGGACAGTAATGGAAATAGCGGAAATACATGGGACAATAACTGGAATAATGATAACTCATGGGACAATAACTGGAATAATGATAATTCATGGGACAATAATTGGGATAATGGAAACTTGTGGGACAGTAATGGAAATAGCGGAAATACATGGGACAATAACTGGAATAATGATAATTCATGGGACAATAACTGGAATAATGATAATTCATGGGACAATAATTGGGATAATGGAAACTCATGGGACAGTAATGGAAATAGCGGAAATACATGGGACAATAACTGGAATAATGATAACTCATGGGACAATAATTGGGATAATGGAAACTCATGGGACAGTAATGGAAATAGCGGAAATACATGGGACAATAACTGGAATAATGATAACTCATGGGACAATAACCAGAACAACGATAACTCATGGGACAATGATTGGAATGATGGGAACTCATGGGATAGCAGCTGGAATGGTGGGAATGACAATTGGTGGAAGCGTGGAAAAGTTGTACG gcTAAAACAAGATGGAAGAAAAGACCAAAGTGACAAGCAATTCGACAGAGACGGGAATAATAAAAGACAGATAAATATAGCGAAACTTCATCACAAAAGTCTGCATTCGGCGGATAAAGATGCTCTTCAACTCCACCAGTTAAGACAAAATGATGCGACCAAATCTGATTTTagagtaaaaaaaataacacaaagaaatTACACGAGATTGCACCCTCCGATAAGGCAACTTTTCAATAGGAAACTCATAGATAGGCAACTTAAGCCTAAAATGAAGAAGGCACAGCGGTTGTCAACATTAAAAAGATTTGTTTCTTTagttaaaagtttaaagaaaGGGCAATTAAAGACTAAACAGAAAGACGATGAAAGGAAACAATAA